From Lagenorhynchus albirostris chromosome 10, mLagAlb1.1, whole genome shotgun sequence, the proteins below share one genomic window:
- the PPP2R5D gene encoding serine/threonine-protein phosphatase 2A 56 kDa regulatory subunit delta isoform isoform X2 produces MPYKLKKEKEPPKLAKGAAKPSSSSKDGGGESAEEAQPQPQPPPQPPPQPPSSNKRPSNSTPPPTQLSKIKYSGGPQIVKKERRQSSSRFNLSKNRELQKLPALKDSPTQEREELFIQKLRQCCVLFDFVSDPLSDLKFKEVKRAGLNEMVEYITHSRDVVTEAIYPEAVTMFSVNLFRTLPPSSNPTGAEFDPEEDEPTLEAAWPHLQLVYEFFLRFLESPDFQPNIAKKYIDQKFVLALLDLFDSEDPRERDFLKTILHRIYGKFLGLRAYIRRQINHIFYRFIYETEHHNGIAELLEILGSIINGFALPLKEEHKMFLIRVLLPLHKVKSLSVYHPQLAYCVVQFLEKESSLTEPVIVGLLKFWPKTHSPKEVMFLNELEEILDVIEPSEFSKVMEPLFRQLAKCVSSPHFQVAERALYYWNNEYIMSLISDNAARVLPIMFPALYRNSKSHWNKTIHGLIYNALKLFMEMNQKLFDDCTQQYKAEKQKGRFRMKEREEMWQRIEELARLNPQYPMFRAPPPLPPVYSMETETPTAEDIQLLKRTMLKDIKKEKVLLRRKSELPQDVYTIKALEAHKRAEEFLTASQEAL; encoded by the exons GCCCAGCCCCAGCCGCAGCCGCCACCGCAGCCACCACCGCAGCCGCCATCATCCAACAAGCGGCCTAGCAACAGCACGCCGCCCCCCACACAGCTCAGCAAAATCAAGTACTCAGGGGGGCCCCAGATTGTCAAGAAGGAGCGACGGCAAAGCTCCTCCCGCTTCAACCTCAGCAAGAACCGGGAGCTGCAGAAGCTTCCTGCCCTGAAAG ATTCACCAACCCAGGAGCGGGAGGAGCTGTTTATCCAGAAGCTACGCCAGTGCTGCGTCCTCTTTGACTTTGTGTCAGACCCACTCAGTGACCTCAAATTCAAGGAGGTGAAGCGGGCGGGGCTCAACGAAATGGTGGAGTACATCACCCACAGCCGCGATGTTGTCACCGAGGCCATTTACCCTGAGGCCGTCACTATG TTTTCAGTGAACCTCTTCCGGACGCTGCCACCTTCCTCAAATCCCACTGGGGCCGAGTTTGACCCTGAGGAAGATGAGCCCACCCTGGAGGCCGCCTGGCCACATCTCCAG CTCGTGTACGAGTTTTTCTTACGTTTCCTTGAGTCTCCCGATTTCCAGCCAAACATAGCCAAGAAGTACATTGACCAGAAGTTTGTCCTTGCT CTCCTGGACCTGTTTGACAGTGAGGACCCTCGAGAGCGGGACTTCCTCAAGACCATCTTGCATCGCATCTATGGCAAGTTTTTGGGGCTCCGGGCTTATATCCGTAGGCAGATCAACCACATCTTCTACAG GTTCATCTATGAGACGGAGCATCACAATGGGATTGCCGAGCTCCTGGAGATCCTGGGCAG CATCATCAATGGCTTTGCCTTGCCCCTGAAAGAAGAGCACAAGATGTTCCTCATCCGTGTCCTGCTTCCCCTTCACAAGGTCAAGTCTCTGAGTGTCTACCACCCTCAG CTGGCGTACTGCGTGGTACAGTTCCTGGAGAAGGAAAGCAGCCTCACTGAGCCG GTGATCGTGGGCCTTCTCAAGTTCTGGCCCAAGACCCACAGCCCCAAGGAGGTGATGTTCCTGAATGAGCTAGAGGAGATTCTGGATGTCATTGAACCTTCAGAGTTCAGCAAAGTGATGGAACCACTCTTCCGCCAGCTTGCCAAGTGTGTCTCCAGCCCCCATTTCCAG GTGGCAGAGCGTGCCCTCTATTACTGGAACAATGAGTACATCATGAGCCTGATAAGTGACAATGCTGCCCGAGTCCTTCCCATCATGTTCCCTGCACTCTACAGGAACTCCAAGAGCCACTGGAACAA GACAATCCATGGCCTGATCTACAATGCCCTGAAGCTGTTTATGGAGATGAATCAGAAGCTGTTTGATGACTGTACACAACAGTACAAGGCAGAGAAGCAGAA GGGCCGGTTCCgaatgaaggagagagaagagatgtgGCAAAGGATTGAGGAGCTAGCTCGCCTTAACCCCCAG TATCCCATGTTCCGAGCGCCTCCACCACTGCCTCCTGTGTACTCAATGGAAACGGAGACCCCCACGGCAGAGGACATCCAGCTTCTGAAGAGAACG ATGCTAAAGGACATCAAGAAGGAGAAAGTGCTGCTTCGGCGGAAGTCAGAGCTGCCTCAGGACGTGTACACCATCAAGGCACTGGAGGCGCACAAGCGGGCGGAAGAGTTTCTAACTGCCAGCCAGGAGGCGCTCTGA
- the KLHDC3 gene encoding kelch domain-containing protein 3 isoform X2: MLRWTVHLEGGPRRVNHAAVAVGHRVYSFGGYCSGEDYETLRQIDVHIFNAVSLRWTKLPPVRPATRGQAPVVPYMRYGHSTVLIDDTVFLWGGRNDTEGACNVLYAFDVNTHKWSTPRVAGTVPGARDGHSACVLGKTMYIFGGYEQLADCFSNDIHKLDTSTMTWTLICTKGNPARWRDFHSATMLGSHMYVFGGRADRFGPFHSNNEIYCNRIRVFDTRTEAWLDCPPTPVLPEGRRSHSAFGYNGELYIFGGYNARLNRHFHDLWKFNPVSFTWKKIEPKGKGPCPRRRQCCCIVGDKIVLFGGTSPSPEEGLGDEFDLIDHSDLHILDFSTSHMSFEELLELQSQVGTKTYKQLVTGNSTKKQSSRPPVQKACVADKHRPLEMSAKVRVPFLRQVVPVSKKVARDPRFDDLSGEYNPEVFDKTYQFLNDIRAREKDLVKKQLKKRRSGEEREKLQQLLQQMEQQEMAQQERKRQQELHLALKQERRAQAQQGHRPYFLKKSEQRQLVLAEKFKELKRSKKLESFLSRKRRRNAGKDRRHLPLSKE; encoded by the exons ATGTTACGGTGGACGGTGCACCTGGAGGGCGGGCCCCGCAGGGTGAACCATGCTGCAGTGGCTGTCGGACACCGGGTGTACTCCTTCGGGGGTTACTGCTCTGGTGAAGACTATGAGACGCTGCGTCAGATTGATGTGCACATTTTCAATGCAG TGTCCTTGCGTTGGACAAAGCTGCCCCCAGTGAGGCCCGCCACCCGCGGGCAGGCTCCCGTGGTACCCTACATGCGGTATGGACACTCCACCGTCCTCATCGACGACACAGTCTTCCTTTGGGGTGGGCGGAATGACACCGAAGGGGCCTGCAATGTGCTCTATGCCTTTGACGTCA aTACTCACAAATGGTCCACACCCCGAGTGGCAGGAACAGTTCCTGGGGCCCGGGATGGACATTCGGCTTGTGTCCTGGGCAAGACCATGTACATTTTCGGGGGCTACGAGCAGCTG GCGGACTGCTTTTCCAATGACATTCACAAGCTGGACACCAGCACCATGACATGGACCCTGATCTGTACAAAG GGCAACCCTGCACGCTGGAGGGACTTCCACTCGGCCACAATGCTGGGCAGTCACATGTATGTCTTTGGGGGCCGTGCAGACCGTTTTGGGCCATTCCATTCCAACAATGAGATTTACTGCAACCGCATCCGTGTCTTTGACACGAGGACTGAGGCCTGGCTGGACTGTCCACCCACCCCAGTGCTGCCTGAGGGGCGCCGGAGCCACTCAGCCT TTGGCTACAATGGGGAGCTGTACATTTTTGGTGGCTATAATGCAAGGCTGAACCGGCACTTCCATGACCTCTGGAAGTTTAACCCTG TGTCGTTTACCTGGAAAAAGATTGAACCGAAGGGGAAGGGGCCATGTCCCCGCCGGCGCCAGTGCTGCTGTATTGTTGGTGACAAGATTGTCCTCTTTGGGGGTACCAG TCCGTCTCCTGAGGAAGGCCTGGGAGATGAATTTGACCTCATAGATCATTCTGACTTACACATTTTGGACTTTA GCACATCTCACATGTCATTTGAGGAGCTGTTAGAATTGCAGAGCCAAGTGGGGACTAAGACGTACAAACAATTGGTAACTGGAAACAGCACTAAGAAGCAAAGTTCCAGACCACCTGTCCAAAAAGCATGTGTTGCAGATAAACACAG GCCTCTGGAAATGTCAGCCAAGGTCCGGGTGCCATTTCTGCGTCAAGTTGTTCCTGTCAGTAAGAAG GTAGCCCGGGACCCCCGCTTTGACGATCTGTCAGGGGAATATAATCCTGAGGTGTTTGATAAAACGTATCAATTCCTAAATGACATCCGAGCCAGAGAGAAAGAT CTTGTGAAAAAGCAGCTGAAGAAGCGCCGTTCAGGGGAGGAGCGTGAGAAACTGCAGCAGCTGCTTCAGCAAATG GAGCAGCAAGAAATGGCACAGCAGGAACGGAAGCGGCAGCAGGAGCTGCACCTGGCCCTGAAGCAGGAGCGGCGGGCTCAGGCCCAGCAGGGCCATCGGCCATACTTCCTGAAGAAAT CTGAGCAGCGCCAGTTGGTCCTAGCTGAGAAGTTCAAGGAGCTGAAACGAAGCAAGAAGCTAGAGAGCTTCTTGAGTCGAAAGAGGCGCCGAAATGCAGGCAAGGACAGAAGACATCTCCCTTTGAGCAAAGAGTAG
- the MEA1 gene encoding male-enhanced antigen 1: MAAVVLGGDTMGPERIFPNQTEELGPHQGPTEGTGDWSSEEPEEEQEETGAGPAGYSYQPLNQDPEQEEVELAPVGDGEDVVADIQDRIQALGLHLPDPPLESEDEDEEGAIASSNHSSIPMDPEHVELVKRTMAGISLPAPGVPAWAREISDAQWEDVVQKALQARQAAPSWK; the protein is encoded by the exons ATGGCAGCAGTAGTTCTAGGGGGAGACACCATGGGTCCTGAACGTATCTTCCCCAATCAGACTGAGGAACTCGGGCCACACCAGGGCCCTACAGAAGGCACTGGGGATTGGAGCAGTGAGGAACCAGAGGAAGAGCAAGAGGAAACGGGGGCAGGACCAGCTGGCTACTCCTACCAGCCCCTGAACCAAGATCCTGAACAAGAGGAGGTGGAGCTGGCACCAGTGGGGGATGGAGAAGATGTAGTTGCTGATATCCAGGATCGGATCCAG GCCCTGGGGCTTCATTTGCCAGACCCACCATTAGAAAGCGAGGATGAAGATGAGGAGGGAGCTATAGCATCGAGCAACCACAGCTCTATTCCTATGGACCCAG AACACGTGGAGCTGGTGAAAAGGACGATGGCTGGTATAAGCCTACCTGCGCCAGGGGTTCCTGCCTGGGCTCGGGAGATATCAGATGCCCAGtgggaagatgtggtacagaagGCCCTCCAAGCCCGGCAGGCTGCCCCTTCCTGGAAGTGA
- the PPP2R5D gene encoding serine/threonine-protein phosphatase 2A 56 kDa regulatory subunit delta isoform isoform X3: MPYKLKKEKEPPKLAKGAAKPSSSSKDGGGESAEEAQPQPQPPPQPPPQPPSSNKRPSNSTPPPTQLSKIKYSGGPQIVKKERRQSSSRFNLSKNRELQKLPALKDSPTQEREELFIQKLRQCCVLFDFVSDPLSDLKFKEVKRAGLNEMVEYITHSRDVVTEAIYPEAVTMFSVNLFRTLPPSSNPTGAEFDPEEDEPTLEAAWPHLQLVYEFFLRFLESPDFQPNIAKKYIDQKFVLALLDLFDSEDPRERDFLKTILHRIYGKFLGLRAYIRRQINHIFYRFIYETEHHNGIAELLEILGSIINGFALPLKEEHKMFLIRVLLPLHKVKSLSVYHPQLAYCVVQFLEKESSLTEPVIVGLLKFWPKTHSPKEVMFLNELEEILDVIEPSEFSKVMEPLFRQLAKCVSSPHFQVAERALYYWNNEYIMSLISDNAARVLPIMFPALYRNSKSHWNKTIHGLIYNALKLFMEMNQKLFDDCTQQYKAEKQKGRFRMKEREEMWQRIEELARLNPQMLKDIKKEKVLLRRKSELPQDVYTIKALEAHKRAEEFLTASQEAL, from the exons GCCCAGCCCCAGCCGCAGCCGCCACCGCAGCCACCACCGCAGCCGCCATCATCCAACAAGCGGCCTAGCAACAGCACGCCGCCCCCCACACAGCTCAGCAAAATCAAGTACTCAGGGGGGCCCCAGATTGTCAAGAAGGAGCGACGGCAAAGCTCCTCCCGCTTCAACCTCAGCAAGAACCGGGAGCTGCAGAAGCTTCCTGCCCTGAAAG ATTCACCAACCCAGGAGCGGGAGGAGCTGTTTATCCAGAAGCTACGCCAGTGCTGCGTCCTCTTTGACTTTGTGTCAGACCCACTCAGTGACCTCAAATTCAAGGAGGTGAAGCGGGCGGGGCTCAACGAAATGGTGGAGTACATCACCCACAGCCGCGATGTTGTCACCGAGGCCATTTACCCTGAGGCCGTCACTATG TTTTCAGTGAACCTCTTCCGGACGCTGCCACCTTCCTCAAATCCCACTGGGGCCGAGTTTGACCCTGAGGAAGATGAGCCCACCCTGGAGGCCGCCTGGCCACATCTCCAG CTCGTGTACGAGTTTTTCTTACGTTTCCTTGAGTCTCCCGATTTCCAGCCAAACATAGCCAAGAAGTACATTGACCAGAAGTTTGTCCTTGCT CTCCTGGACCTGTTTGACAGTGAGGACCCTCGAGAGCGGGACTTCCTCAAGACCATCTTGCATCGCATCTATGGCAAGTTTTTGGGGCTCCGGGCTTATATCCGTAGGCAGATCAACCACATCTTCTACAG GTTCATCTATGAGACGGAGCATCACAATGGGATTGCCGAGCTCCTGGAGATCCTGGGCAG CATCATCAATGGCTTTGCCTTGCCCCTGAAAGAAGAGCACAAGATGTTCCTCATCCGTGTCCTGCTTCCCCTTCACAAGGTCAAGTCTCTGAGTGTCTACCACCCTCAG CTGGCGTACTGCGTGGTACAGTTCCTGGAGAAGGAAAGCAGCCTCACTGAGCCG GTGATCGTGGGCCTTCTCAAGTTCTGGCCCAAGACCCACAGCCCCAAGGAGGTGATGTTCCTGAATGAGCTAGAGGAGATTCTGGATGTCATTGAACCTTCAGAGTTCAGCAAAGTGATGGAACCACTCTTCCGCCAGCTTGCCAAGTGTGTCTCCAGCCCCCATTTCCAG GTGGCAGAGCGTGCCCTCTATTACTGGAACAATGAGTACATCATGAGCCTGATAAGTGACAATGCTGCCCGAGTCCTTCCCATCATGTTCCCTGCACTCTACAGGAACTCCAAGAGCCACTGGAACAA GACAATCCATGGCCTGATCTACAATGCCCTGAAGCTGTTTATGGAGATGAATCAGAAGCTGTTTGATGACTGTACACAACAGTACAAGGCAGAGAAGCAGAA GGGCCGGTTCCgaatgaaggagagagaagagatgtgGCAAAGGATTGAGGAGCTAGCTCGCCTTAACCCCCAG ATGCTAAAGGACATCAAGAAGGAGAAAGTGCTGCTTCGGCGGAAGTCAGAGCTGCCTCAGGACGTGTACACCATCAAGGCACTGGAGGCGCACAAGCGGGCGGAAGAGTTTCTAACTGCCAGCCAGGAGGCGCTCTGA
- the KLHDC3 gene encoding kelch domain-containing protein 3 isoform X1, with the protein MLRWTVHLEGGPRRVNHAAVAVGHRVYSFGGYCSGEDYETLRQIDVHIFNAVSLRWTKLPPVRPATRGQAPVVPYMRYGHSTVLIDDTVFLWGGRNDTEGACNVLYAFDVNTHKWSTPRVAGTVPGARDGHSACVLGKTMYIFGGYEQLADCFSNDIHKLDTSTMTWTLICTKGNPARWRDFHSATMLGSHMYVFGGRADRFGPFHSNNEIYCNRIRVFDTRTEAWLDCPPTPVLPEGRRSHSAFGYNGELYIFGGYNARLNRHFHDLWKFNPVSFTWKKIEPKGKGPCPRRRQCCCIVGDKIVLFGGTSPSPEEGLGDEFDLIDHSDLHILDFSPSLKTLCKLAVIQYNLDQSCLPHDIRWELNAMTTNSNISRPIVSSHG; encoded by the exons ATGTTACGGTGGACGGTGCACCTGGAGGGCGGGCCCCGCAGGGTGAACCATGCTGCAGTGGCTGTCGGACACCGGGTGTACTCCTTCGGGGGTTACTGCTCTGGTGAAGACTATGAGACGCTGCGTCAGATTGATGTGCACATTTTCAATGCAG TGTCCTTGCGTTGGACAAAGCTGCCCCCAGTGAGGCCCGCCACCCGCGGGCAGGCTCCCGTGGTACCCTACATGCGGTATGGACACTCCACCGTCCTCATCGACGACACAGTCTTCCTTTGGGGTGGGCGGAATGACACCGAAGGGGCCTGCAATGTGCTCTATGCCTTTGACGTCA aTACTCACAAATGGTCCACACCCCGAGTGGCAGGAACAGTTCCTGGGGCCCGGGATGGACATTCGGCTTGTGTCCTGGGCAAGACCATGTACATTTTCGGGGGCTACGAGCAGCTG GCGGACTGCTTTTCCAATGACATTCACAAGCTGGACACCAGCACCATGACATGGACCCTGATCTGTACAAAG GGCAACCCTGCACGCTGGAGGGACTTCCACTCGGCCACAATGCTGGGCAGTCACATGTATGTCTTTGGGGGCCGTGCAGACCGTTTTGGGCCATTCCATTCCAACAATGAGATTTACTGCAACCGCATCCGTGTCTTTGACACGAGGACTGAGGCCTGGCTGGACTGTCCACCCACCCCAGTGCTGCCTGAGGGGCGCCGGAGCCACTCAGCCT TTGGCTACAATGGGGAGCTGTACATTTTTGGTGGCTATAATGCAAGGCTGAACCGGCACTTCCATGACCTCTGGAAGTTTAACCCTG TGTCGTTTACCTGGAAAAAGATTGAACCGAAGGGGAAGGGGCCATGTCCCCGCCGGCGCCAGTGCTGCTGTATTGTTGGTGACAAGATTGTCCTCTTTGGGGGTACCAG TCCGTCTCCTGAGGAAGGCCTGGGAGATGAATTTGACCTCATAGATCATTCTGACTTACACATTTTGGACTTTA GCCCTAGTCTGAAGACTCTGTGCAAACTGGCTGTGATTCAGTATAACCTGGACCAGTCCTGTTTGCCCCATGACATCAG GTGGGAGCTGAATGCCATGACCACCAACAGCAATATCAGTCGCCCCATTGTCTCCTCCCATGGGTAG
- the PPP2R5D gene encoding serine/threonine-protein phosphatase 2A 56 kDa regulatory subunit delta isoform isoform X1: MPYKLKKEKEPPKLAKGAAKPSSSSKDGGGESAEEAQPQPQPPPQPPPQPPSSNKRPSNSTPPPTQLSKIKYSGGPQIVKKERRQSSSRFNLSKNRELQKLPALKDSPTQEREELFIQKLRQCCVLFDFVSDPLSDLKFKEVKRAGLNEMVEYITHSRDVVTEAIYPEAVTMFSVNLFRTLPPSSNPTGAEFDPEEDEPTLEAAWPHLQLVYEFFLRFLESPDFQPNIAKKYIDQKFVLALLDLFDSEDPRERDFLKTILHRIYGKFLGLRAYIRRQINHIFYRFIYETEHHNGIAELLEILGSIINGFALPLKEEHKMFLIRVLLPLHKVKSLSVYHPQLAYCVVQFLEKESSLTEPVIVGLLKFWPKTHSPKEVMFLNELEEILDVIEPSEFSKVMEPLFRQLAKCVSSPHFQVAERALYYWNNEYIMSLISDNAARVLPIMFPALYRNSKSHWNKTIHGLIYNALKLFMEMNQKLFDDCTQQYKAEKQKGRFRMKEREEMWQRIEELARLNPQYPMFRAPPPLPPVYSMETETPTAEDIQLLKRTVETEAVQMLKDIKKEKVLLRRKSELPQDVYTIKALEAHKRAEEFLTASQEAL; this comes from the exons GCCCAGCCCCAGCCGCAGCCGCCACCGCAGCCACCACCGCAGCCGCCATCATCCAACAAGCGGCCTAGCAACAGCACGCCGCCCCCCACACAGCTCAGCAAAATCAAGTACTCAGGGGGGCCCCAGATTGTCAAGAAGGAGCGACGGCAAAGCTCCTCCCGCTTCAACCTCAGCAAGAACCGGGAGCTGCAGAAGCTTCCTGCCCTGAAAG ATTCACCAACCCAGGAGCGGGAGGAGCTGTTTATCCAGAAGCTACGCCAGTGCTGCGTCCTCTTTGACTTTGTGTCAGACCCACTCAGTGACCTCAAATTCAAGGAGGTGAAGCGGGCGGGGCTCAACGAAATGGTGGAGTACATCACCCACAGCCGCGATGTTGTCACCGAGGCCATTTACCCTGAGGCCGTCACTATG TTTTCAGTGAACCTCTTCCGGACGCTGCCACCTTCCTCAAATCCCACTGGGGCCGAGTTTGACCCTGAGGAAGATGAGCCCACCCTGGAGGCCGCCTGGCCACATCTCCAG CTCGTGTACGAGTTTTTCTTACGTTTCCTTGAGTCTCCCGATTTCCAGCCAAACATAGCCAAGAAGTACATTGACCAGAAGTTTGTCCTTGCT CTCCTGGACCTGTTTGACAGTGAGGACCCTCGAGAGCGGGACTTCCTCAAGACCATCTTGCATCGCATCTATGGCAAGTTTTTGGGGCTCCGGGCTTATATCCGTAGGCAGATCAACCACATCTTCTACAG GTTCATCTATGAGACGGAGCATCACAATGGGATTGCCGAGCTCCTGGAGATCCTGGGCAG CATCATCAATGGCTTTGCCTTGCCCCTGAAAGAAGAGCACAAGATGTTCCTCATCCGTGTCCTGCTTCCCCTTCACAAGGTCAAGTCTCTGAGTGTCTACCACCCTCAG CTGGCGTACTGCGTGGTACAGTTCCTGGAGAAGGAAAGCAGCCTCACTGAGCCG GTGATCGTGGGCCTTCTCAAGTTCTGGCCCAAGACCCACAGCCCCAAGGAGGTGATGTTCCTGAATGAGCTAGAGGAGATTCTGGATGTCATTGAACCTTCAGAGTTCAGCAAAGTGATGGAACCACTCTTCCGCCAGCTTGCCAAGTGTGTCTCCAGCCCCCATTTCCAG GTGGCAGAGCGTGCCCTCTATTACTGGAACAATGAGTACATCATGAGCCTGATAAGTGACAATGCTGCCCGAGTCCTTCCCATCATGTTCCCTGCACTCTACAGGAACTCCAAGAGCCACTGGAACAA GACAATCCATGGCCTGATCTACAATGCCCTGAAGCTGTTTATGGAGATGAATCAGAAGCTGTTTGATGACTGTACACAACAGTACAAGGCAGAGAAGCAGAA GGGCCGGTTCCgaatgaaggagagagaagagatgtgGCAAAGGATTGAGGAGCTAGCTCGCCTTAACCCCCAG TATCCCATGTTCCGAGCGCCTCCACCACTGCCTCCTGTGTACTCAATGGAAACGGAGACCCCCACGGCAGAGGACATCCAGCTTCTGAAGAGAACGGTGGAGACAGAGGCCGTGCAG ATGCTAAAGGACATCAAGAAGGAGAAAGTGCTGCTTCGGCGGAAGTCAGAGCTGCCTCAGGACGTGTACACCATCAAGGCACTGGAGGCGCACAAGCGGGCGGAAGAGTTTCTAACTGCCAGCCAGGAGGCGCTCTGA